The following proteins come from a genomic window of Pseudochaenichthys georgianus chromosome 17, fPseGeo1.2, whole genome shotgun sequence:
- the LOC139435561 gene encoding uncharacterized protein, translating into MLDLKMKEACRICGRELCGNQRRWIFHPTPKLNLQVLLSHALGQELTRDGRGEFACSKCTFMLDRMYRFDTVIARVEALSIERLQRLLQEKHRLRQCIGGLYRKTNSEEGAVTSGDNEELGDGMVDISGLTHAKYCSLLQDDLVYSLYESWADEGIDCQHHQHPPAGPGSEVTGSQRCVPSTPRKCRGCSYWRVADSDYEAVCKVPRKLARSISCGPSSRYSASVIGGSVTVGGGGERERNNVEDSEEPPSSLTLVPGSQDPLRTSDSERTLAGRASSSPSVASLELTKEYIQSGAITDGRLSSPRELIDDRISDSLSEEHMGAPAGPASPGPSLSLALCLLQSYAAYRPVLSSKGSKLPVLQRSCSNGGHRFCFPDPVLGMSFGNPEGERDDHTPTPELETPVIRLVDQDLNLANMQELLEDLYKEYPSPRPHQV; encoded by the coding sequence ATGCTTGATCTGAAGATGAAGGAAGCGTGTCGCATCTGTGGACGGGAGCTCTGCGGTAACCAGCGTCGATGGATCTTCCATCCTACCCCCAAGCTCAACCTGCAAGTGCTGCTGTCTCACGCTCTGGGGCAAGAGCTGACTCGGGATGGCAGAGGGGAGTTTGCCTGCTCCAAGTGCACCTTCATGCTGGACCGCATGTACCGCTTCGACACTGTGATCGCCCGCGTGGAAGCCCTGTCCATTGAGAGGCTGCAGCGGCTCCTGCAGGAGAAACACCGGCTCAGGCAGTGCATCGGCGGGCTCTACCGGAAAACAAACTCAGAAGAAGGTGCTGTAACATCTGGAGACAATGAAGAACTTGGAGATGGAATGGTGGACATTTCAGGCCTCACTCATGCAAAGTACTGCTCCCTGCTCCAGGACGATCTGGTCTATTCTTTGTACGAGTCCTGGGCCGACGAAGGCATAGACTGTCAGCACCACCAACACCCTCCTGCTGGTCCAGGGTCAGAGGTCACAGGCTCACAGCGTTGTGTTCCCAGCACTCCCAGGAAGTGTCGCGGATGTTCCTACTGGCGAGTGGCCGACTCTGACTATGAAGCTGTTTGTAAGGTGCCCAGGAAGCTGGCACGGAGTATTTCCTGCGGCCCATCATCCAGATATTCAGCCAGTGTTATTGGAGGGAGTGTGACCGTAGGAGGTGGGGGAGAACGAGAACGAAATAATGTGGAGGATTCAGAAGAACCCCCCTCCTCTTTAACACTGGTTCCTGGTTCTCAGGACCCCTTGAGGACATCAGACAGTGAACGCACCCTGGCTGGAAGAGCCAGCTCCAGCCCCTCTGTAGCATCCTTAGAGCTGACTAAGGAATATATTCAGTCTGGAGCCATAACAGATGGGCGGCTGAGCTCCCCTAGGGAACTTATAGATGACCGGATATCTGACTCCCTCTCTGAGGAGCACATGGGAGCCCCAGCTGGCCCAGCCTCACCCGGCCCCAGCCTCTCTCTGGCTCTCTGTCTGCTGCAGAGCTATGCTGCCTACCGGCCAGTCCTGAGCTCTAAGGGGAGCAAGCTGCCAGTGCTCCAACGCAGCTGCAGTAATGGAGGTCATAGATTCTGCTTCCCTGATCcagttctgggaatgtcatttggGAATCCAGAGGGAGAAAGAGATGACCACACGCCAACTCCTGAGCTGGAGACCCCTGTGATCAGGCTGGTTGATCAGGATCTGAACCTGGCTAACATGCAAGAGTTGTTGGAAGATCTGTACAAAGAATATCCTTCCCCACGTCCTCACCAGGTATAA